TATTGTCCTAGCAGCATACGGGTTAGCTGTGCATCAAATAGGGCAGACTGCCACGCATTCAGAATTAAAGCAAAATCGATCGCCACCTGGAGCAGAACCAGCACGACGATCGAACGACGGGATAGGCGGATTTTCACGAAGACGCACCAAAGCTACTCGCTCAGAGTGCCCAGGAGTGTGGGAAGGGCGATCGGCTCAGTTTTGCTGAATCAGTTCCTTCTGGGCAGCATCAACAATCACCCGCCGCAACCAGGCGACCCGCTCTTTATCCGGCATCGATCGGATTACAGCGTCGATATCTTCAGGCAGTTTCACGCCAGTCACTTTTTTGGAAAGCGGAACCTCCCCGACTTCTCCATAAGCCTGAAACTGCTTTTCCTTGAATTCCTTTGTCTGCACAGGATTTTTATTACCTCTGGGCATAAATCCTCCCTTACCCCTAGCTTTTCCCGGTTAACTTTTACTTTCATGCTACACGGTAACACGGTTAACAGGGATAAGGATAGTTTATAAAATTCCCGGTTAACAGGGATAATCCTGATAGCTTAACTCTTGTAATTCCCGGTTAACAGGGATATAGTAATGAATGTGAGGGTTACGAAACGGGTTCCGCTGCCACCTACGGGTGAGTGATGCCCCGGAAGCTAGATCCTCACAAATGCAAACACCCACCCCTAAAGCTTGGCGGCGCAGGGATGGGATTCACTCTTGATGGAGTTCAGATCATGTTAGCAGCTTACAACCTGACCGAGACTTACAACTTCCGCCTTCTGATCACCCGGAATGGTGACGAACGGACGATCGACCTGACGACCACTAGCCCCTTGTTCTGCAACGTCTGTGCTGCGTTCCGGCAACTTGCCGAGTGGAAGGGATGGGCGATCGCGGAAAGCTGGGAGATTCCCGCCTAGAGTCGATGGGGCAGCAATGCCCCTGACCAGAGGCAAAGCCCATGAGCGGCTATCTCTACTACATCGCCTTTCGCGGTTCAGACGGAAAGCTTACCCAGTACCATCACGCATCCGGGTATCTGGGCAGCACGAGCCGCGACTTAACCAAGCGCGTGAACGAGCATTTTTCAGGCAACGGTAGCCCGCTAATCAAAGCCGCGATCGAAGCAGGGTTGACTCCCAGGCTAATCGCAGTAGTGCCCTTTGAATCAGAGAAAGCCGCACGGCAGGCGGAGCGCAA
This genomic window from Leptolyngbya ohadii IS1 contains:
- a CDS encoding GIY-YIG nuclease family protein gives rise to the protein MSGYLYYIAFRGSDGKLTQYHHASGYLGSTSRDLTKRVNEHFSGNGSPLIKAAIEAGLTPRLIAVVPFESEKAARQAERKFKKWHNNRKVLKAMKKLELAVSM